In the genome of Salinigranum halophilum, the window TCTCGTCGAGGGGGTCTTCGACGTAGGCGAGGTCGTACTCGTCGACCATCTCGGCGATGTACGTGATCATCTCCGCGGTCGACTTGACCTCGTCACCGAAGTCGTAGCCACCTGTCTCGTCCGAGTGGAGCTCCGACGCGGCGACGTCGAGACCGAACTTGATCTCGAAACCGAGGTCGTCGGCGACGTCGCCGACGGCCTCCTCCATGACCTCGAACGCCTCCGCGTCCGAGATTGGCGGTGCCCAGGCACCCTCGTCACCCTTCGCGGCGGGGATGCCCCGCTCGTCGAGGAGTTCAGAGGCGCGACCGTGGACCTTCGCGTTCGCGAAGACGGCCTCCGCGACGGAGGGTGCACCGACCGGTGCGGCGAGGAACTCCTGGATGTGGGTCGCCTCCTTGGCGTGCTCTCCGCCCCCGATGACGTTACCGAGGGGGATGGGGAAGTTGTCGCCGCGGAACGCCCCCCCGAGATGCTGGTACAGCGGGAGGCCGAGCGTGTCCGCGCCGGCCTTCGCGGCCGCCATCGAGATGGCGACGGCGGCGTTGGCACCGATCTCCGAGAAGTTCTCCGTACCGTCGGCGCCCCGAAGCGCCGTGTCGATGGCGCGCTGGTCGCCGGCGTACACTTCCCCTTCGAGGCGCGGAATCGCCAGCCGGCGAGCGGCGGCGATGGCCTCCGACGGGGGGAGTTCGATGGCCTCGTACTCGCCGGTACTCGCACCCGACGGTGCGGCGGCACGGCCGAACCCACCGGACTCGGTGAGGACGTCGGCCTCGACGGTCGGGTTCCCACGCGAGTCGAGCACACGGCGGAGCGAGACGGAGCTGATGAGCGTCAT includes:
- the eno gene encoding phosphopyruvate hydratase yields the protein MTLISSVSLRRVLDSRGNPTVEADVLTESGGFGRAAAPSGASTGEYEAIELPPSEAIAAARRLAIPRLEGEVYAGDQRAIDTALRGADGTENFSEIGANAAVAISMAAAKAGADTLGLPLYQHLGGAFRGDNFPIPLGNVIGGGEHAKEATHIQEFLAAPVGAPSVAEAVFANAKVHGRASELLDERGIPAAKGDEGAWAPPISDAEAFEVMEEAVGDVADDLGFEIKFGLDVAASELHSDETGGYDFGDEVKSTAEMITYIAEMVDEYDLAYVEDPLDENDYEGFAELTDEVGDRTLICGDDLFVTNTSRLQDGIDAGAGNSILIKPNQIGSLTDAFDAIELATEHGYDSVISHRSGETEDTTIAHLAVATDAPFIKTGTVQGERTAKLNELIRIADDAV